A window of Candidatus Zixiibacteriota bacterium contains these coding sequences:
- a CDS encoding metallophosphoesterase yields the protein MRTVSAACILVFVAVSTALCQTPCDEISKHPIRFAILGDRTGDHQEGVYEAVVAEVEQMRPDFVMTVGDMIEGYISDTVEMNKQWDEYLGIVKQLTMPIYFTPGNHDITSDAMEPTYRARVAAPYYSFDHRGIHFVILDNSRTENPSEIDEAQITWLREDLAKSSAACYTFVFFHKPFWYKTLGDGQPDALHDIFNVNGVDAVFTGHFHKYFSAEFDGVVYTSIGSSGGQTEESPDGLLYHFGWVTVDGDGVHIGPIKKDAVLPWDVQTVAGMRAANTVKESGITFAQPVRLSNELALVDGTATVVLNNPVIDAAWSDTLRWETPQGWTITPSIYPFTMETGGSVTAQFTIKAADTLYPLPTVSTRLPYGEGRSTRVSQDLEVARTAYCTQANGPVVVDGQLTEACWSRPVTALFGNDALPSKVDSTAFYFAYDDVSLYVGVYCREASMDQLRASMTERDAAVYTEDAVGVMIQPRAASADVAQFYVNPLGTVYDQLIERASDGYWSGRNQWNGEIEVNATRATDSWVVEMRIPLGQFDALGSSTPQSGDRWRVQFRRKQARTNSAAAFQSPWQYDPTGFGELVME from the coding sequence ATGAGAACGGTTTCAGCAGCCTGCATACTCGTTTTTGTCGCGGTGTCCACGGCTCTTTGCCAGACCCCGTGCGACGAAATCTCGAAACATCCGATCCGGTTTGCCATCCTCGGCGATCGCACAGGCGATCACCAGGAGGGGGTCTATGAAGCAGTCGTGGCCGAGGTGGAGCAGATGCGGCCGGATTTTGTCATGACGGTCGGCGATATGATCGAGGGGTACATCTCCGACACGGTCGAAATGAACAAACAGTGGGACGAATATCTCGGCATTGTGAAGCAGCTCACCATGCCGATCTACTTCACGCCCGGCAACCATGATATTACGTCGGACGCGATGGAGCCGACCTACCGCGCACGAGTGGCCGCGCCGTACTACTCGTTCGATCATCGCGGGATTCATTTCGTAATTCTCGATAACAGCCGCACGGAGAACCCGAGCGAGATCGACGAAGCGCAAATCACGTGGCTCAGGGAAGACCTGGCGAAAAGTAGCGCCGCCTGCTACACGTTTGTGTTTTTCCACAAACCGTTTTGGTATAAGACGCTCGGCGATGGTCAACCTGATGCCCTGCACGATATCTTCAACGTGAACGGAGTCGATGCCGTTTTCACGGGTCATTTTCATAAGTACTTCTCCGCGGAGTTCGACGGCGTGGTGTACACATCGATCGGCAGCTCCGGAGGCCAAACTGAGGAAAGCCCCGACGGATTACTGTATCACTTTGGCTGGGTGACGGTTGATGGCGACGGTGTGCACATCGGGCCGATCAAGAAAGACGCCGTGTTGCCATGGGACGTGCAGACGGTTGCCGGAATGCGGGCAGCCAACACCGTCAAGGAGTCCGGAATCACTTTTGCGCAGCCGGTCAGGCTTAGCAATGAGCTCGCCCTTGTCGACGGAACCGCTACAGTAGTTCTGAACAATCCGGTTATCGACGCCGCATGGAGCGACACACTGCGCTGGGAAACTCCGCAAGGGTGGACAATTACGCCGTCAATCTATCCGTTCACTATGGAGACCGGCGGATCTGTGACCGCACAGTTCACAATAAAAGCGGCGGACACGCTATATCCGTTGCCGACTGTATCAACGCGACTGCCGTATGGCGAGGGGCGCTCAACAAGGGTGTCTCAAGATCTGGAAGTCGCGCGCACCGCGTATTGCACGCAAGCGAATGGGCCGGTCGTGGTCGACGGCCAGTTGACGGAGGCGTGCTGGTCCAGGCCGGTGACTGCGCTATTCGGCAACGACGCGCTACCCTCAAAAGTTGATTCGACGGCTTTCTATTTCGCTTATGACGACGTCAGCCTGTATGTCGGCGTTTATTGCCGCGAGGCGAGCATGGATCAGTTGCGCGCCTCGATGACCGAGCGCGACGCTGCCGTGTACACCGAGGACGCGGTGGGCGTGATGATCCAGCCGCGCGCAGCATCTGCCGACGTGGCACAGTTCTATGTCAACCCGCTGGGGACTGTGTACGATCAATTGATCGAGCGGGCCAGCGACGGTTACTGGTCCGGCCGGAACCAGTGGAACGGCGAGATCGAGGTGAACGCAACGCGTGCCACGGACTCATGGGTAGTAGAGATGCGTATTCCGCTGGGGCAGTTCGACGCGCTGGGGAGCTCTACTCCCCAAAGCGGTGATCGCTGGCGCGTGCAGTTCCGCCGCAAACAGGCGCGCACTAACTCCGCCGCCGCCTTCCAATCCCCCTGGCAATACGACCCGACCGGCTTCGGGGAATTGGTGATGGAGTAG
- the can gene encoding carbonate dehydratase: MKYLSRLFANNRAWAESITRHDPEFFSRLAAIQTPEYLWIGCSDSRVSANQITGLLPGEVFVHRNVGNIVAADDLNCGSVIQFAVDILKIRHIIVCGHYGCGGVRAALRGECLGLVDKWLANIWEIRDRHAELLSPLASDEDRWKLLCELNVIEQVRNVGLTPAVRDAWSRGQELYIHGWIYGLRDGFLRDLEITVRRPEELDSVYTQALTRLAP; this comes from the coding sequence ATGAAATACCTCTCACGCTTGTTTGCCAACAATCGGGCCTGGGCCGAGAGCATCACCCGGCACGACCCGGAGTTCTTCAGCCGGCTGGCGGCAATCCAGACGCCCGAGTATCTGTGGATCGGCTGTTCCGACAGCCGCGTGTCCGCCAACCAGATCACCGGCCTTCTGCCCGGCGAGGTGTTTGTTCATCGCAACGTGGGCAATATCGTGGCGGCAGACGATCTCAATTGCGGTTCGGTGATTCAGTTCGCAGTGGACATTCTCAAAATCAGGCACATAATCGTGTGCGGGCATTACGGCTGCGGCGGTGTCCGGGCGGCGCTGCGGGGCGAATGTCTGGGGCTGGTTGACAAATGGCTCGCCAATATCTGGGAGATTCGTGACCGTCACGCCGAACTTTTGAGCCCGCTTGCTTCTGATGAGGACCGTTGGAAGCTGCTGTGCGAACTGAATGTTATCGAGCAGGTGCGAAATGTCGGCCTGACGCCCGCCGTCCGCGACGCCTGGTCGCGCGGGCAGGAGCTGTACATTCATGGCTGGATTTATGGCCTGCGCGACGGTTTTCTTCGCGATCTCGAAATCACAGTGCGACGGCCTGAGGAGCTGGATTCGGTTTACACGCAGGCACTGACACGACTCGCGCCGTGA